Proteins co-encoded in one Acidimicrobiales bacterium genomic window:
- a CDS encoding CapA family protein gives MGGCRPGARLAAVVVALVLAAACSRGTPPSAALREAGGAPSTGEGDGAGAGVEATGATTTTAPPVEVTMAFTGDVLAHAPISRQAAAYGGASGVAYDYGPMFARVAPILSAADVAVCHLETPLSPDDTNLSTYPVYNVPHEVATALAGAGWDGCTVASNHAMDAWDRGVHATLDLLDAAGLRHSGTARSAEEAAAPTMYEARGVTIASLSYTYGLNGFTLPDDQPWLVNLIDPDRILADAAAARQAGADLVVVHLHWGEQYLTAPTADQSALARRLLASPDVDLIVGAHAHVVQPVEQIDGEYVVYGLGNFLSNQSPECCAPGAQDGVIVTAQVRAPADGPATVTGLVVTPTWVDRSDYTVLPVAAALDDPATEAWMRPTLEASWDRTISTLVSMGAPGILASDYPGPG, from the coding sequence GTGGGGGGTTGCCGGCCGGGCGCGCGCCTGGCCGCCGTGGTCGTCGCGCTGGTGCTGGCCGCCGCCTGCTCGCGCGGCACCCCGCCGTCGGCCGCCCTCCGGGAGGCGGGCGGCGCCCCGTCGACCGGCGAGGGCGACGGCGCCGGCGCGGGCGTCGAGGCCACCGGCGCCACCACCACGACGGCGCCGCCGGTCGAGGTCACCATGGCGTTCACCGGCGACGTGCTGGCCCACGCCCCGATCTCCCGCCAGGCGGCCGCCTACGGCGGGGCGTCGGGCGTGGCCTACGACTACGGCCCCATGTTCGCCAGGGTGGCGCCGATCCTGTCGGCCGCCGACGTCGCCGTGTGCCACCTGGAGACGCCGCTGTCGCCCGACGACACGAACCTCAGCACCTACCCCGTCTACAACGTGCCCCACGAGGTGGCGACGGCGCTGGCCGGGGCCGGCTGGGACGGCTGCACGGTCGCGTCCAACCACGCCATGGACGCCTGGGACCGCGGCGTGCACGCCACCCTGGACCTGCTCGACGCCGCCGGCCTGCGCCACTCGGGCACGGCCCGCAGCGCCGAGGAGGCCGCCGCGCCGACCATGTACGAGGCCAGGGGGGTGACGATCGCCAGCCTGTCCTACACCTACGGGCTGAACGGGTTCACCCTGCCCGACGACCAGCCCTGGCTGGTCAACCTGATCGACCCCGACCGCATCCTGGCCGACGCCGCCGCCGCCCGGCAGGCCGGGGCCGACCTCGTCGTCGTCCACCTGCACTGGGGCGAGCAGTACCTGACGGCGCCGACCGCCGACCAGTCGGCGCTCGCCCGCCGGCTGCTGGCCTCGCCCGACGTCGACCTGATCGTCGGCGCCCACGCCCACGTCGTCCAGCCGGTGGAGCAGATCGACGGGGAGTACGTCGTCTACGGGCTCGGCAACTTCCTCTCCAACCAGTCGCCCGAGTGCTGCGCGCCCGGCGCCCAGGACGGCGTGATCGTGACCGCCCAGGTCCGGGCCCCGGCGGACGGGCCGGCCACGGTGACCGGCCTGGTCGTCACGCCGACCTGGGTCGACCGCTCGGACTACACGGTGCTGCCCGTCGCCGCCGCCCTCGACGACCCGGCCACCGAGGCGTGGATGCGGCCGACGCTCGAGGCCTCCTGGGACCGCACGATCTCGACCCTCGTGTCGATGGGCGCCCCCGGGATCCTGGCCTCGGACTACCCCGGCCCCGGCTAG
- the merB gene encoding organomercurial lyase: MDEADLRARNATYRRFVELGRAPSPAEVAAELGTGEAEVAAAWRRLHDGHALVLDRAGGLLMAHPFSAVPTAYRVQAAGRSWFANCAWDAFGVCAALHADGDVESACPDCGDPIAFGVRDGRPTDGSLRFHCLVPAAHWWDDIVHT; the protein is encoded by the coding sequence GTGGACGAGGCCGACCTCCGGGCCCGCAACGCCACCTACCGGCGCTTCGTCGAGCTCGGCCGGGCCCCGTCACCGGCGGAGGTGGCGGCCGAACTGGGGACGGGGGAGGCCGAGGTGGCCGCCGCCTGGCGCCGCCTCCACGACGGGCACGCCCTCGTCCTCGACCGCGCCGGCGGGCTGCTCATGGCCCACCCGTTCTCGGCCGTGCCCACCGCCTACCGGGTGCAGGCGGCCGGCCGGTCGTGGTTCGCCAACTGCGCCTGGGACGCGTTCGGCGTGTGCGCCGCGCTGCACGCCGACGGGGACGTGGAGTCGGCCTGCCCGGACTGCGGCGACCCGATCGCCTTCGGCGTCCGCGACGGCCGGCCGACGGACGGGTCCCTGCGGTTCCACTGCCTCGTCCCGGCCGCCCACTGGTGGGACGACATCGTCCACACCTGA
- a CDS encoding CoA ester lyase yields MSARTREMPRRSCLSVPGSSERFLAKGPSVPADMTFLDLEDSVAPLEKEGARAKVVDAVKNLDWGDRVLCVRVNAWDTKWTYADVIEVVGGAGERLDEVMLPKVQTAAEVVALDLLLTQVEENVGLPAGHIGIEAQIETTRGLINVEEICAASPRLETIIFGPADFAASMEMPVLTGGVAIPEYPGDHFHYVFSKILMAGRANGLQVIDGPFLKVREPDAFREYCQRTRTLGYDGKWALHPDQVTILNEVYSPTQEQFDRAWDILEAYREATEGEGERKGAVMFGDEMIDEASRKMAAKFVARGERAGLRRSAG; encoded by the coding sequence ATGTCCGCCCGCACCCGTGAGATGCCCCGCCGCTCGTGCCTGTCCGTGCCCGGCTCCAGCGAGCGGTTCCTCGCCAAGGGCCCGAGCGTCCCGGCCGACATGACCTTCCTCGACCTCGAGGACTCGGTGGCGCCGCTCGAGAAGGAGGGGGCGCGGGCCAAGGTCGTCGACGCCGTCAAGAACCTGGACTGGGGCGACCGGGTGCTGTGCGTGCGGGTCAACGCCTGGGACACGAAGTGGACCTACGCCGACGTCATCGAGGTCGTCGGCGGGGCCGGCGAGCGCCTCGACGAGGTGATGCTGCCCAAGGTGCAGACGGCCGCCGAGGTCGTCGCCCTCGACCTGCTGCTCACCCAGGTGGAGGAGAACGTCGGCCTGCCCGCCGGGCACATCGGCATCGAGGCCCAGATCGAGACCACGCGCGGCCTCATCAACGTCGAGGAGATCTGCGCGGCGTCGCCCCGGCTCGAGACGATCATCTTCGGCCCGGCCGACTTCGCCGCCAGCATGGAGATGCCCGTCCTCACCGGCGGGGTGGCCATCCCCGAGTACCCGGGCGACCACTTCCACTACGTGTTCTCGAAGATCCTGATGGCCGGGCGGGCCAACGGCCTCCAGGTCATCGACGGCCCGTTCCTGAAGGTGCGGGAGCCCGACGCCTTCCGGGAGTACTGCCAGCGGACGAGGACGCTCGGCTACGACGGCAAGTGGGCCCTGCACCCGGACCAGGTGACGATCCTGAACGAGGTGTACTCGCCGACCCAGGAGCAGTTCGACCGGGCCTGGGACATCCTCGAGGCCTACCGCGAGGCCACCGAGGGCGAGGGCGAGCGCAAGGGCGCGGTCATGTTCGGCGACGAGATGATCGACGAGGCCTCCCGCAAGATGGCGGCGAAGTTCGTGGCGAGGGGCGAGCGGGCGGGTCTGCGGCGCTCCGCCGGGTAG
- a CDS encoding glycosyltransferase, with product MRAIAGTAPIDVVMPARNEAPTVAANVAAALGCAYVREVLVVDDGSTDGTGDVAAAAGAKVLRRDAPAGSKAHAMAAGVAASDAPAVLFVDADCTGLTSVHLDDICRPFVEGRAVMSLGAFDYGRFWNPFVLRWPPLSGERVVPRWVFEAIPPGKLDGYTIEVRINEVIAEGRLPTVARTMRGVSHRTKRDKFGRLDGLRRTWWMYRDLLSLLLGKVRWRTYWYYLRGLTVE from the coding sequence GTGAGGGCGATCGCCGGCACCGCGCCGATCGACGTGGTGATGCCGGCCAGGAACGAGGCGCCCACGGTCGCGGCCAACGTGGCCGCCGCCCTCGGGTGCGCCTACGTCCGCGAGGTGCTCGTCGTCGACGACGGCTCCACCGACGGCACCGGCGACGTGGCGGCCGCGGCCGGCGCCAAGGTGCTGCGCCGCGACGCCCCCGCGGGCTCGAAGGCCCACGCCATGGCCGCCGGGGTCGCCGCCAGCGACGCGCCGGCCGTCCTGTTCGTGGACGCCGACTGCACCGGCCTCACGTCCGTCCACCTCGACGACATCTGCCGGCCCTTCGTGGAGGGCCGGGCCGTCATGTCGCTCGGGGCCTTCGACTACGGCCGGTTCTGGAACCCGTTCGTGCTGCGGTGGCCGCCGCTGTCGGGCGAGCGGGTCGTGCCCCGCTGGGTGTTCGAGGCGATCCCGCCCGGGAAGCTCGACGGCTACACCATCGAGGTCAGGATCAACGAGGTGATCGCCGAGGGTCGCCTGCCGACCGTGGCCCGCACCATGCGGGGGGTGTCCCACCGCACCAAGCGCGACAAGTTCGGCCGGCTCGACGGCCTCCGGCGGACGTGGTGGATGTACCGCGACCTCCTGTCGCTGCTGCTCGGCAAGGTCCGCTGGCGGACCTACTGGTACTACCTGCGGGGATTGACCGTGGAGTAG